A window of Candidatus Hydrogenedentota bacterium contains these coding sequences:
- a CDS encoding serine/threonine protein kinase codes for MNELIAGLSACLFHVPESAIQEAIALAEDGGAPSILDALCRQGSLDEEERRLLEIISRELQFFDDPTRSAIAGRERPTRRETPGPLGGSGGDTPFPAPGDRYELRYEHARGGMGRVLAVWDRQMQREVALKELLSARPGDVGGERERVVARFLQEARITGRLEHPSIIPVHEIGERVDGTLYYTMKFVRGQTLQDAIRAAKTLEDRLSLLPHFLDLCQAVAYAHAHGVIHRDIKPSNVMIGEFGETVVIDWGLAKELRGPKEMESDESPSEFPEAEEADGLTMDGQLLGTPHYMSPEQARGKHGALDARSDVYALGAVLYQILTGSRPYQASSGIEVLRMCVTEPPPPPETICPEAPAALVAICRRAMQRKPDARYPTARALADDVGRFMAGTRVEAHAYRLGELLAAFLRRHRPVVATAALALIVLAGVGAYSYLSLRARHAVERELRVASERERYDLAMALAQDSVEDFQYGRARQILEDAPAAYRGWEWGRLQHVLDSLNREFGGHAKRMADVQVGVGGKTLLTADESGRVILRALPGGDILRTIETGHAILRGAALHPAGDQIVTSADGPVLLRWDARTGAPLDAPPLEPRPVRALVFGGAGREIAGGGIDGVTYIWDLETGRVAREARAADAPLNCVAASPDGRLLAAGDNGGRVFLWDWATGERRAELAAHTDNRQLGVQGVLSVRFSPDGGRLATSGVDTTARIWRVADGALLHTLHGYRKKVWSAEFSPDGALLATAGEGDIRFWNPEMGQELPSWIRQPDGILFARFLPDGDGLITAGILPAVHAWPLTPPFDGPCLEGHREDVNTVRFSPDGRYLATAGGHWMRGGDGRVLIWDRGPGRDETPADPLRVLEGGRDWINSLAFHPDGQRLIAGDARGHILVWDWRTGALLRDQPVPEFTNGLRYVAMRPDGERVATAGWDMGQGVPLPVFEWNCESWERVGAYAGQQDVVDAIAYSPDGRLLATGNRDGSAWVWDTERGHVLHRFDPALGWAHGAAFSPDGKTLATSYNQFAVLLWDLETGAMIRRFEGLLDRAHKVAFSPDGRRIASGDLQTARIWNVETGAPVLSLNHGIYDLAFSPGGHTLATAGADLRVRIWDAAPWRAGEP; via the coding sequence ATGAACGAATTGATAGCAGGGCTCAGCGCGTGTCTTTTTCACGTGCCGGAATCCGCTATTCAAGAGGCCATTGCCCTTGCTGAAGACGGCGGCGCGCCCTCGATCCTCGACGCGCTGTGCCGCCAGGGAAGCCTCGACGAGGAGGAGCGCCGCCTCCTCGAGATCATCTCGCGGGAGCTCCAGTTCTTTGACGACCCCACCCGGTCGGCGATCGCCGGAAGAGAACGCCCCACGCGCCGTGAAACACCGGGGCCCCTGGGTGGCAGCGGCGGAGATACACCCTTCCCCGCGCCCGGCGACCGCTACGAGCTCCGCTACGAGCACGCCCGCGGCGGGATGGGGCGCGTGCTGGCGGTCTGGGATCGACAGATGCAACGCGAGGTCGCCCTGAAGGAACTGCTTTCCGCGCGTCCGGGCGATGTCGGCGGCGAGCGGGAACGGGTGGTCGCGCGCTTCCTTCAGGAAGCCCGGATTACCGGACGCCTGGAACACCCCTCCATCATTCCCGTGCACGAGATCGGCGAGCGGGTAGACGGCACGCTGTACTACACGATGAAGTTCGTGCGCGGCCAGACCCTGCAGGACGCAATTCGCGCCGCGAAGACGCTGGAGGATCGGCTCAGCCTCCTCCCGCATTTCCTCGATCTCTGCCAGGCCGTGGCCTATGCCCACGCGCATGGGGTCATTCACCGCGACATTAAACCGAGCAATGTCATGATCGGCGAGTTCGGTGAAACCGTGGTCATCGACTGGGGACTGGCGAAGGAGCTCCGGGGCCCAAAAGAGATGGAAAGCGACGAAAGCCCAAGTGAATTCCCCGAGGCGGAGGAAGCCGACGGCCTGACGATGGACGGCCAGCTCCTCGGGACGCCGCACTACATGTCGCCCGAGCAGGCGCGCGGCAAGCACGGCGCGCTGGACGCCCGATCCGACGTCTATGCGCTGGGGGCGGTGCTCTACCAGATCCTGACGGGCAGCCGCCCCTACCAGGCCTCCTCGGGCATCGAGGTCCTCCGGATGTGCGTCACGGAGCCGCCCCCGCCTCCGGAAACCATCTGCCCCGAGGCCCCCGCCGCACTCGTTGCCATTTGCCGCCGCGCAATGCAGCGCAAGCCCGATGCGCGCTACCCGACGGCGCGCGCGCTGGCCGACGACGTGGGCCGCTTCATGGCGGGTACGCGCGTCGAGGCGCACGCGTACCGCCTGGGCGAATTGCTCGCGGCTTTCCTGCGGCGCCACCGGCCGGTCGTGGCGACGGCGGCGCTGGCGCTCATCGTGCTCGCGGGCGTCGGCGCCTATTCGTACCTGAGCCTGCGCGCGCGGCACGCCGTCGAGCGGGAACTCCGGGTGGCGTCGGAGCGCGAGCGCTACGACCTGGCCATGGCCCTGGCGCAGGACAGCGTCGAAGATTTTCAGTATGGCCGCGCGCGGCAGATACTGGAGGACGCACCGGCAGCCTACCGTGGTTGGGAGTGGGGCCGGCTCCAGCATGTGCTGGACAGCCTGAATCGCGAATTCGGAGGGCACGCCAAGCGCATGGCCGATGTCCAGGTCGGCGTCGGCGGAAAAACCCTTCTGACCGCGGACGAGTCGGGGCGGGTAATCCTGCGCGCGCTGCCGGGTGGCGACATCCTGCGAACCATCGAAACCGGCCATGCAATCCTCCGGGGTGCGGCCCTCCATCCCGCCGGCGACCAAATCGTAACCTCCGCCGACGGCCCCGTGCTCCTTCGCTGGGATGCGCGCACGGGCGCGCCGCTGGACGCGCCGCCGCTCGAACCGAGGCCAGTCCGCGCCCTGGTCTTCGGCGGCGCGGGCCGGGAGATCGCGGGAGGCGGAATCGACGGGGTCACCTATATCTGGGATCTGGAAACGGGGCGCGTGGCGCGCGAAGCCCGGGCCGCCGACGCCCCCTTGAATTGCGTCGCCGCGTCGCCGGACGGACGCCTGCTGGCGGCGGGAGACAACGGCGGGCGGGTCTTTCTCTGGGATTGGGCGACCGGGGAGCGCCGCGCGGAACTGGCGGCGCACACAGACAACCGGCAGCTCGGCGTGCAGGGTGTCCTGTCGGTGCGCTTCAGTCCGGATGGGGGGCGCCTGGCCACTTCCGGCGTGGACACCACAGCGCGCATCTGGCGCGTCGCGGACGGTGCGCTGCTCCACACGCTGCACGGGTACCGGAAAAAGGTTTGGTCGGCGGAATTCTCACCCGATGGCGCGCTCCTGGCAACCGCCGGCGAGGGCGATATTCGCTTCTGGAATCCGGAAATGGGGCAGGAGCTCCCGAGTTGGATCCGGCAGCCCGATGGCATTCTCTTCGCGCGCTTCCTCCCGGACGGCGACGGCCTGATCACCGCGGGCATCCTGCCCGCGGTGCACGCCTGGCCCCTGACGCCACCCTTCGACGGGCCCTGTCTGGAAGGCCACCGGGAGGATGTGAACACGGTCCGCTTCAGCCCGGACGGGCGCTACCTCGCCACCGCCGGCGGGCACTGGATGCGCGGCGGCGACGGGCGGGTATTGATCTGGGACCGGGGGCCCGGCCGCGACGAGACCCCCGCGGATCCCCTGCGCGTACTGGAAGGCGGCCGTGACTGGATTAACTCGCTGGCCTTTCACCCCGATGGACAACGCCTCATCGCGGGTGATGCGCGCGGACATATCCTCGTCTGGGATTGGCGCACCGGCGCGCTGCTTCGGGATCAGCCGGTGCCAGAGTTTACCAACGGCCTCCGGTATGTCGCCATGCGCCCGGATGGGGAGCGCGTTGCAACTGCGGGCTGGGACATGGGCCAGGGCGTGCCGCTGCCGGTGTTCGAGTGGAACTGCGAAAGCTGGGAACGCGTCGGAGCGTACGCCGGGCAGCAAGACGTGGTGGACGCGATTGCCTACAGCCCGGACGGGCGGCTCCTGGCGACCGGAAACCGTGATGGAAGCGCCTGGGTCTGGGATACGGAGCGCGGCCACGTCTTACACCGATTCGACCCGGCGCTGGGATGGGCCCATGGCGCCGCGTTTTCGCCGGACGGCAAAACGCTGGCGACCTCGTACAACCAGTTCGCGGTGCTGCTCTGGGACCTGGAAACGGGCGCGATGATTCGCCGGTTTGAAGGATTGCTCGACCGCGCGCACAAGGTCGCCTTCAGCCCGGACGGTCGCCGGATCGCCAGCGGAGACCTGCAAACGGCCCGCATCTGGAACGTGGAAACCGGCGCCCCCGTGCTCAGCCTGAACCACGGCATTTACGACCTGGCGTTCAGCCCCGGCGGCCACACGCTCGCCACCGCCGGGGCCGATCTGCGCGTGAGGATCTGGGACGCGGCCCCGTGGCGGGCGGGAGAACCCTGA
- a CDS encoding Gfo/Idh/MocA family oxidoreductase yields the protein MTLSRRKFLAASGAVLAAPYIIPSTAMGADGATAPSNRINIGVVGTGSQAGGLMKNAIQHENTRVVALCDVDHTRLAEAKQRVDEYYGDTACAVHHDYRELLAREDIDAVIVATPDHWHALVCVEAARRGKDIYCEKPLTWSLGEGRAVVKAVRENKRVFQVGSMQRSGDQFKKACELVRNGYVGRINQIYVALPDQGKALWADSYPAPPPELDYEMYVGPAEWAPYHENRCHWDWRWWMGFGGGQMMDWIGHHGDIAHMAMDWDNTGPREVEGIRWDPIRERNNLYDAPARYMFNCHYRGGVTLTVANASDMPDAWAKPGSLGTMFIGSRGRWLWVDRSGIEASDEKILATEFSPRDFRFREGRNHMTDWLNCIVTREETIAPVNAGHRSASIGHLGKIACMLGGSFKWDPKKEEITDNAALNGLITRRYRGDWSLEA from the coding sequence ATGACGCTTTCGCGAAGAAAATTCCTGGCCGCAAGCGGCGCGGTGCTCGCCGCGCCCTATATCATTCCATCCACGGCGATGGGCGCGGATGGGGCCACGGCCCCGAGCAACCGCATTAACATCGGCGTGGTGGGCACGGGCAGCCAGGCGGGCGGCCTGATGAAGAACGCAATCCAGCACGAGAACACGCGGGTCGTGGCGCTGTGCGACGTGGACCATACCCGCCTGGCGGAGGCGAAGCAGCGGGTCGACGAGTATTACGGGGACACGGCCTGCGCCGTGCACCACGACTACCGCGAGCTGCTCGCGCGCGAGGACATCGACGCGGTGATCGTGGCGACGCCGGACCACTGGCACGCGCTGGTGTGCGTGGAGGCGGCGCGCCGCGGCAAGGATATCTACTGCGAGAAACCGCTCACGTGGTCGCTGGGCGAGGGCCGCGCGGTGGTGAAGGCGGTGCGGGAGAACAAGCGCGTTTTCCAGGTGGGGAGCATGCAGCGATCCGGCGATCAGTTCAAGAAGGCGTGCGAGCTGGTGCGCAACGGCTACGTCGGGCGCATCAACCAGATCTATGTGGCGCTGCCGGACCAGGGCAAGGCGCTGTGGGCCGATTCCTACCCCGCGCCGCCGCCCGAGCTCGACTACGAGATGTACGTCGGGCCGGCCGAGTGGGCGCCCTACCATGAGAACCGCTGCCACTGGGACTGGCGCTGGTGGATGGGCTTTGGCGGCGGGCAGATGATGGACTGGATCGGGCACCACGGCGACATCGCGCACATGGCGATGGACTGGGACAACACCGGTCCCCGCGAAGTGGAGGGTATCCGCTGGGATCCGATCCGGGAGCGGAACAACCTGTACGACGCTCCCGCGCGCTATATGTTCAACTGCCACTATCGCGGCGGCGTGACGCTGACCGTCGCGAACGCCAGCGATATGCCGGATGCCTGGGCGAAACCGGGCAGCCTGGGCACGATGTTCATCGGGAGCCGCGGCCGCTGGCTTTGGGTTGATCGCAGCGGAATTGAGGCGAGCGACGAGAAGATTCTGGCGACGGAATTCTCGCCGCGCGATTTCCGGTTTCGGGAGGGCAGAAACCACATGACGGACTGGCTGAACTGCATTGTGACGCGCGAAGAGACGATTGCGCCGGTGAACGCCGGGCACCGTTCGGCGTCCATTGGCCACCTCGGCAAGATTGCGTGCATGCTCGGCGGCTCGTTCAAGTGGGATCCGAAAAAGGAAGAAATCACAGACAACGCGGCGCTCAACGGGCTGATCACGCGGCGCTATCGCGGGGACTGGTCGCTGGAGGCCTGA
- a CDS encoding aldo/keto reductase produces MTSPSPMNRRTFLQTTAATGLIAAGALNAPAAPAPPVYSRAGNLPWRTFGKTGVELPILAYGSAPLMTWEDDYYGISSGAYEARVKMVRLGYEKGLRYFDTARIYGESEQIFAEALRDVYPDIFLASKVLVKSVEELQKSVDDSMSTLKTDRIDCMQLHGPTIERLGYDGCMPLVEALVKMRDEGRFTFIGLTGHSRFEEMYKLIDTGIFDTLLIEFGYFHKGYNTRHSNRSLANRDLCVARASELNMGILGMKVMGASIFGHNAAKLVPEFGADAAKKLPPAAIRWVLNDSRIHLLNIGISVPEDLDANIATLTGDTALTNEDRMLLASFAEKAYEQPAVQELREV; encoded by the coding sequence ATGACATCGCCGTCCCCCATGAACCGCCGGACTTTTCTTCAGACGACCGCCGCCACCGGGCTGATCGCGGCGGGGGCGTTGAATGCCCCGGCCGCTCCGGCGCCGCCGGTCTACTCGCGCGCCGGCAATCTGCCCTGGCGCACCTTCGGAAAGACCGGCGTCGAGCTCCCAATCCTCGCGTATGGCAGCGCGCCGCTGATGACGTGGGAAGACGATTATTACGGCATATCCTCCGGGGCCTACGAGGCCCGCGTGAAGATGGTCCGGCTCGGCTATGAAAAGGGCCTGCGCTATTTCGATACCGCCCGGATCTATGGCGAGAGCGAGCAGATCTTCGCGGAGGCCCTGCGCGATGTCTACCCCGACATCTTCCTCGCCTCCAAGGTGCTGGTGAAGTCCGTCGAGGAACTTCAGAAGAGCGTGGACGACTCCATGTCGACGCTGAAGACCGACCGGATCGACTGCATGCAGTTGCACGGCCCCACGATCGAGCGCCTGGGCTACGACGGCTGCATGCCGCTTGTCGAGGCGCTGGTGAAGATGCGGGACGAAGGCCGCTTCACCTTTATCGGCCTGACCGGGCACTCCCGCTTCGAGGAGATGTACAAACTGATCGACACCGGCATTTTCGACACGCTCCTCATCGAGTTTGGCTACTTTCACAAGGGCTACAACACGCGCCACTCCAACCGGTCGCTGGCCAACCGCGACCTGTGCGTGGCGCGCGCCAGCGAGCTGAACATGGGCATCCTGGGCATGAAGGTCATGGGCGCGAGCATTTTCGGGCACAACGCCGCCAAGCTGGTCCCGGAATTCGGCGCGGACGCCGCGAAGAAGCTGCCGCCGGCGGCGATTCGGTGGGTGCTCAACGATTCCCGGATTCACCTGCTGAATATCGGCATATCGGTCCCGGAAGACCTCGACGCGAACATCGCCACACTCACCGGCGACACGGCCCTTACGAACGAGGACCGCATGCTCCTGGCGTCCTTCGCCGAAAAGGCCTACGAACAGCCCGCCGTACAGGAACTGCGGGAGGTGTAG
- a CDS encoding Hsp20/alpha crystallin family protein: MELKQIAPWNWFKKENEAEGRMLPVTRQSATYPLPLARFHEEFDQLFENMLQGFPFVPSSSLFPALTQGAAAGWIKPSVDIAATEKEYTITAELPGVDEKEINVELKGDTLIIRGRKEHKKEEKRRDYYCVERSYGTFQRQLSLPEDADADGIQAACKNGILTLTLPRRASASDAKRITVNAA, translated from the coding sequence ATGGAACTCAAGCAGATTGCCCCCTGGAACTGGTTCAAGAAGGAAAACGAGGCCGAAGGACGGATGCTGCCGGTAACGCGGCAGAGCGCAACGTACCCTTTGCCGCTGGCCCGATTCCACGAGGAGTTCGATCAGCTCTTCGAAAATATGTTGCAGGGCTTTCCCTTTGTCCCGTCCTCGTCCCTGTTCCCCGCGTTGACCCAGGGCGCCGCCGCCGGATGGATTAAACCTTCCGTGGATATTGCGGCGACCGAAAAGGAATACACGATTACCGCGGAGCTTCCGGGCGTTGACGAGAAGGAGATCAACGTGGAGCTGAAGGGCGATACGCTGATTATCCGCGGGCGGAAGGAGCACAAGAAGGAGGAGAAACGGCGTGACTACTACTGTGTCGAGCGGTCCTATGGGACGTTCCAGCGGCAGCTCTCGCTGCCGGAGGACGCGGACGCGGACGGTATTCAGGCCGCCTGCAAAAACGGCATCCTGACGCTGACGCTGCCGCGCCGGGCGTCCGCGAGCGACGCAAAACGGATCACGGTGAACGCCGCCTGA
- a CDS encoding HAD family hydrolase, which translates to MKQGFLIDMDGVIYRGNEMIQGAVEFVAAMRAKKIPFLFLTNNSQRTRRDMAIKLRRRDFDVDERHIFTCAMATARFLAQQKPNGTAYVIGEGGLLNALHDHGYAIVDHDPDYVVVGEGRTMNLEMLEHAVNFVHAGAKLIATNLDPSCPTPTGIRPGCGATVAMLEAATGVRAFSVGKPSPIMMRAARKELGLSADETTMIGDTMETDILGGVNMGYRTILVLSGGTREEDLKRYGYQPDLVVNSIADLYTQDFLRESPAA; encoded by the coding sequence ATGAAGCAGGGATTCCTGATTGACATGGACGGGGTGATCTACCGGGGCAATGAAATGATCCAGGGCGCGGTGGAGTTCGTGGCGGCGATGCGCGCGAAAAAGATCCCCTTCCTCTTCCTGACGAACAACAGCCAGCGCACCCGGCGCGACATGGCCATCAAGCTGCGCCGCCGGGACTTCGACGTGGACGAACGCCACATTTTCACCTGCGCGATGGCGACGGCGCGTTTCCTGGCGCAGCAGAAGCCCAACGGAACCGCCTACGTCATCGGCGAGGGCGGCCTGCTCAACGCCCTGCACGACCACGGCTACGCGATTGTCGATCACGACCCGGACTACGTGGTGGTGGGCGAGGGGCGGACAATGAACCTGGAGATGCTGGAACACGCGGTGAACTTCGTGCACGCCGGGGCGAAACTGATCGCCACCAACCTCGACCCGAGCTGCCCCACCCCGACCGGCATCCGCCCCGGCTGCGGCGCCACGGTGGCCATGCTGGAAGCCGCGACGGGGGTCAGGGCCTTCAGCGTGGGCAAGCCCAGCCCGATCATGATGCGGGCCGCGCGCAAGGAGCTCGGCCTCAGCGCGGACGAGACCACGATGATCGGGGACACCATGGAGACCGACATCCTCGGCGGCGTGAACATGGGCTACCGGACGATCCTCGTGCTGTCGGGCGGCACGCGGGAGGAAGACCTCAAGCGCTACGGCTACCAGCCCGATCTCGTGGTCAATTCGATCGCCGACCTGTACACGCAGGACTTCCTGCGGGAGAGCCCGGCGGCGTAG
- a CDS encoding DUF433 domain-containing protein translates to MNEERLLERITCDPDILCGKPVIAGTRLSVEFMLNLLAHGATTDEILEEYSGIAPEDVRACMFVGSLRRAHDR, encoded by the coding sequence ATGAACGAAGAACGGCTTTTGGAACGGATCACGTGCGATCCCGATATCCTCTGCGGAAAGCCTGTGATCGCCGGGACGCGCCTGAGCGTGGAATTTATGCTCAATCTTCTGGCGCATGGCGCGACCACCGATGAGATCCTGGAGGAATACAGCGGGATTGCTCCGGAGGATGTGCGGGCGTGTATGTTCGTTGGGTCGCTCCGGAGAGCACATGACCGATGA
- a CDS encoding polysaccharide deacetylase family protein, whose amino-acid sequence MKRLLAALIAAATMAGAAELPEKTVVLTFDDAVKSHVTFVAPALKERGFGATFYVTHRWMEDGENFLTWEDVAAIHAMGFEIGNHTWTHQGFASPAEAARLEGELALVEYALAKVGVPKPVTFAWPGNAFCIEGVRVLEKLGYQLARRGMQPEMPYGRIEIGPRYEPDRHHRLLIPTTGDAYPDWTLDHFKKLVHTGKPGQPVILQFHGVPDVAHPWVHTDPDRFIEFMDYLKAEGFNTIALRDLIPAADAHPEAKGMPAMRYPLPKDGVLKQAPEVEATRNDLRFWVENMLVHHGYAMEEAAEVAGWEVAEFEQIARAVTFDPEALERADGPGLRVLPYPGGRHPRIGFLEGAVAPQRGTKASIFPPWPNGGYAVLDVPEAIWRGGDLIYLAHTHIPTYWDARNERIYNIDWTRTDTGLTLERTLPNNVSFGARLTPGETTVDIDLWVRNGTDAILEGLRAQVCLMLKELRGFAAQANENKTFEAPVTAVRNDDGTRWVIIAFTPVDRCWGNAKCPCAHADPSFPDAAPGETQTARGRIWFHEGAGVETRIAEARSWAEGAE is encoded by the coding sequence ATGAAACGCCTGCTTGCCGCGCTTATCGCCGCCGCCACGATGGCCGGGGCCGCCGAACTCCCCGAGAAGACGGTCGTGCTCACCTTCGACGACGCCGTGAAGTCCCATGTGACCTTCGTCGCGCCGGCCCTGAAGGAGCGCGGCTTCGGCGCCACCTTCTACGTCACCCACCGCTGGATGGAGGACGGCGAAAACTTCCTGACCTGGGAGGACGTCGCCGCCATCCACGCAATGGGCTTCGAAATCGGCAACCACACCTGGACTCACCAGGGCTTCGCGAGCCCGGCGGAGGCGGCGCGGCTGGAGGGCGAGCTGGCCCTGGTGGAATACGCCCTGGCCAAAGTGGGCGTGCCGAAGCCCGTCACGTTCGCCTGGCCGGGCAACGCCTTCTGCATCGAGGGCGTGCGGGTGCTGGAAAAGCTCGGCTACCAGCTGGCCCGGCGCGGCATGCAGCCGGAAATGCCCTACGGCCGCATCGAGATCGGCCCGCGCTACGAGCCGGACCGGCACCACCGCCTGCTCATCCCCACCACCGGCGACGCCTACCCGGATTGGACCCTCGATCACTTCAAGAAGCTCGTGCATACCGGAAAGCCCGGCCAGCCGGTGATCCTCCAGTTTCACGGCGTGCCCGATGTGGCGCACCCCTGGGTGCACACGGATCCGGATCGCTTCATCGAGTTCATGGACTACCTGAAGGCCGAAGGCTTCAACACCATCGCCCTGCGCGACCTGATCCCCGCCGCCGACGCCCACCCGGAGGCAAAGGGCATGCCCGCCATGCGCTATCCGCTCCCGAAGGACGGTGTGTTGAAGCAGGCCCCGGAAGTCGAGGCGACCCGCAACGACCTGCGCTTCTGGGTCGAGAATATGCTCGTGCATCATGGCTACGCCATGGAAGAAGCCGCGGAAGTCGCCGGCTGGGAGGTCGCGGAGTTTGAGCAGATCGCCCGCGCCGTGACGTTTGACCCCGAAGCGCTGGAGCGCGCCGACGGACCGGGCCTGCGCGTACTGCCGTACCCCGGCGGGCGCCACCCGCGTATTGGCTTCCTCGAGGGCGCCGTCGCCCCGCAGCGCGGTACCAAGGCGAGCATCTTCCCGCCCTGGCCCAACGGCGGCTACGCGGTGCTCGACGTCCCGGAAGCCATCTGGCGCGGCGGCGACCTGATCTACCTGGCCCATACCCATATCCCGACCTACTGGGACGCGCGCAACGAGCGGATCTACAACATCGACTGGACCCGCACCGACACCGGCCTTACGCTGGAGCGCACCCTGCCGAACAACGTCAGCTTCGGCGCACGGCTCACGCCCGGGGAAACCACCGTGGACATCGACCTCTGGGTGCGCAACGGGACCGACGCCATCCTGGAAGGTCTCCGCGCGCAGGTCTGCCTCATGCTCAAGGAGCTCCGGGGCTTCGCGGCGCAGGCGAACGAAAACAAGACCTTCGAAGCGCCCGTGACCGCCGTCCGCAACGACGACGGAACGCGCTGGGTGATCATCGCCTTCACGCCCGTGGATCGCTGCTGGGGCAACGCGAAATGCCCCTGCGCCCACGCCGATCCGTCCTTCCCCGACGCCGCCCCGGGCGAGACCCAGACGGCGCGAGGGCGCATCTGGTTCCACGAGGGCGCCGGCGTCGAGACGCGGATTGCCGAGGCCCGAAGCTGGGCCGAAGGCGCCGAATAG
- a CDS encoding neutral/alkaline non-lysosomal ceramidase N-terminal domain-containing protein yields MARIVHTLLAVSILMFANGARADLEAGAAKQSIVPPFPTVMGGYFDRTATFEGVDRPVYARALVCRNGETAVAVLVADLIGVSKTLVEGTRQRASAATGLAPENILIAATHTHAGPAGFTGGVTARESDNTQLDEFLIGAFTACLEAAWADLKPAELGFAYGRLDGITTNRQQNNDTAIDPDVGVLKIQEKGTRNTIATLANFTGHPVILDSTNLLLSCEYPGVACDTVEGAIGGVAIFTQGACGDITMKRSGPKFDEVTRLGRVVGGEIIATAEQIAMGAESTLRSRWSPIVLEERVLPAPDAAEAGIAAAEAAHQAAVDAGKPEMIVRDLRREISAANTTAMVARAAAERPELLSSAANTSWHVLQIGPMVAVGMPGELFVEYGLEMKRRVAQDTGRPMILVGYANDYIGYIITPRAGGTGGYERAVSRVAPTAGRMLTEAAMAAIREIVAPVE; encoded by the coding sequence ATGGCACGCATTGTTCACACACTTCTCGCCGTCTCGATTTTAATGTTCGCCAACGGCGCCCGCGCGGACCTGGAGGCGGGCGCGGCAAAGCAGAGTATCGTGCCGCCCTTCCCCACGGTCATGGGCGGTTACTTCGACCGGACCGCGACCTTCGAGGGGGTGGACCGCCCGGTCTATGCGCGCGCCCTGGTGTGCCGCAACGGGGAGACCGCCGTGGCGGTGCTTGTGGCGGATCTGATTGGCGTCTCCAAGACCCTCGTCGAGGGTACCCGCCAGCGGGCATCGGCGGCGACGGGCCTGGCGCCGGAGAACATCCTGATCGCCGCGACCCACACCCACGCGGGACCGGCCGGCTTCACCGGCGGGGTCACGGCGCGGGAATCCGACAACACGCAGCTGGACGAATTCCTGATTGGCGCGTTCACGGCGTGCCTCGAGGCCGCGTGGGCGGACCTGAAACCGGCGGAGCTGGGCTTCGCCTACGGGCGCCTGGACGGCATCACCACCAACCGGCAACAGAACAACGACACCGCGATCGATCCGGACGTTGGCGTGCTGAAGATTCAGGAGAAGGGAACGCGAAACACCATCGCGACGCTGGCCAATTTCACGGGCCATCCGGTGATTCTGGACAGCACGAACCTCCTGCTCTCCTGCGAATATCCCGGCGTCGCCTGCGACACGGTGGAGGGCGCGATCGGCGGCGTGGCCATCTTCACCCAGGGCGCGTGCGGCGACATCACCATGAAGCGCAGCGGCCCGAAGTTCGACGAAGTCACCCGGCTCGGCCGCGTCGTCGGCGGCGAGATCATCGCGACCGCCGAACAGATTGCGATGGGCGCCGAGAGCACCTTGCGCAGCCGCTGGTCGCCCATTGTGCTGGAGGAGCGCGTGCTTCCGGCGCCGGACGCGGCGGAGGCGGGCATCGCGGCGGCGGAAGCGGCGCATCAGGCCGCCGTGGACGCCGGCAAGCCCGAAATGATTGTCCGCGACCTGCGCCGGGAGATCAGCGCCGCCAACACCACCGCCATGGTCGCGCGGGCCGCCGCCGAACGACCGGAACTCCTGAGCAGCGCGGCGAACACCTCCTGGCACGTCCTGCAGATCGGCCCCATGGTCGCCGTGGGGATGCCGGGCGAACTCTTCGTCGAATACGGGCTCGAAATGAAGCGGCGCGTCGCGCAGGACACGGGCCGCCCGATGATCCTCGTGGGCTACGCGAACGACTACATCGGCTACATCATCACGCCCCGCGCCGGCGGCACCGGCGGCTACGAAAGAGCGGTTTCCCGCGTCGCGCCCACCGCCGGGCGCATGCTGACCGAAGCGGCCATGGCCGCCATCCGGGAGATCGTCGCGCCAGTGGAGTAG